Proteins from a single region of Corylus avellana chromosome ca11, CavTom2PMs-1.0:
- the LOC132166259 gene encoding codeine O-demethylase-like: MAGTLLSAEGVSLNKTVEEMSINGHAPPPQFHVKEISDGSADSSPPVPIPVIDINLLSDEDELQKLRSALSSGGCFQAIGHGIPSSFLDKLREVAKQFFSLPAEEKQKYSRSAHEVEGYGYDMVVSEKQILDWSSRLFLRVFPEDQRRLNLWPETPTDFSGILHDYGVKLKCMMDILFKAMAKSLNLEESSFLSQFGDQPIMQVRFNFYPPCSRPDTVLGVKAHSDRSGMTILLQDEVVEGLQILKDDRWIKVPVIPHALVVNLGDQMQIMSNGIFKSPMHRVLTNTSKLRISVAMFSEPEQDKEIGPVNQLIDDKRPRLYRNVKNFAGFNYECFQKGKIAIEEVKI, translated from the exons ATGGCCGGAACTCTGCTTTCCGCTGAGGGTGTGTCGCTGAACAAGACTGTGGAAGAAATGTCAATCAACGGCCATGCGCCGCCGCCGCAGTTTCATGTAAAAGAAATCAGTGATGGGTCTGCAGATTCTTCTCCGCCGGTTCCAATTCCGGTCATTGATATCAATCTCCTCTCCGACGAAGATGAGCTACAGAAACTAAGATCAGCTCTTAGCTCAGGAGGGTGCTTCCAG GCAATTGGTCATGGGATTCCAAGTTCATTTCTTGACAAGCTTCGTGAAGTTGCAAAACAATTCTTTTCTCTTCCGGCGGAAGAAAAGCAAAAGTATTCTCGATCAGCTCATGAGGTTGAAGGGTACGGGTATGACATGGTGGTTTCAGAAAAGCAAATTCTTGACTGGTCCAGTCGCTTATTTCTTAGAGTCTTCCCAGAAGATCAAAGAAGGCTGAATCTTTGGCCAGAAACTCCAACTGATTTtag TGGGATCTTGCATGACTATGGTGTGAAATTGAAGTGCATGATGGACATTCTGTTTAAGGCCATGGCAAAGTCACTGAATTTAGAAGAGAGCAGCTTCTTGAGCCAGTTTGGGGACCAACCTATAATGCAAGTGAGATTTAACTTCTATCCTCCTTGCTCAAGACCAGATACGGTTCTTGGTGTCAAAGCTCATTCAGATAGATCAGGAATGACAATTCTCCTGCAAGATGAGGTCGTCGAAGGTCTTCAAATTCTTAAAGATGATAGATGGATTAAGGTTCCTGTAATTCCTCATGCCCTTGTTGTCAATCTCGGTGATCAAATGCAG ATAATGAGCAATGGAATATTCAAGAGCCCGATGCATAGGGTGCTGACAAACACCAGCAAGCTGAGGATATCTGTGGCCATGTTCAGTGAGCCGGAGCAGGACAAAGAGATTGGACCTGTAAATCAATTGATTGATGACAAAAGGCCAAGGCTGTATAGAAATGTCAAAAATTTTGCTGGTTTCAACTATGAATGTTTTCAGAAAGGGAAAATAGCAATTGAGGaagtaaaaatttaa